The genomic segment AACTCAGCAGTTCCGTGTAATAAGTCTAACTCTTCTCCTTTAGCCTTATCCTCATCTACATCAACCAAAACAATTTCCCTTGCTAATCCCTTTAACATCAATGTATAAGCAGTTGTTGTACCGACTCTTCCACATCCTATAATTGAGATTTTCATAATAAAACACCTCCAATAAATTATAATACCTTTCAATTAAGATATATGTCACAAAAAAAATTCAGGAAAATATAATGGACTAGAATAAAGTATAAGGAGGTAAAATCATGAAGAAGCTTATTATATCCATTTTGATAATAATTGTTATATCATCCCTTTTATTTGTAGGTTGTAAACCTAAAGAAGAAACTTTACCAAAGGTAAGGGTTTCAGAGGTAATTCACTCAATTTTCTATGCACCCCAATATGTAGCTTTACATTTAGGATTTTTTAAAGAAGAGGGTTTAGATGTTGAACTTGCAGTGGCTTGGGGAGCTGATAGAGGTGCTGCTGCTTTATTATCTAACAGTGCTGATATTGCTCTATTTGGTCCTGAAGCAGCTTTATATATCGCAAGGGAACAATCAGACACAAAACTTATTGCCTTTGCCCAGTTAACAAAAAGGGATGGTTCTTTTTTTATCGCCAGAGAACCAATGCCAAACTTTAAATGGGAAGATGTAAAAGGAAAAGTAATAATTGGTGGGAGACCAGGTGGAGTTCCTCAAATGGTTCAAGAATATGTATTATATCACAATGGCGTAATTCCACATATTGATGTAGAAATAATTCAAAACATTGATCTAGCAGCTACAGCTGTGGCTTTTAGCAATGGTATTGGAGACTTTATACAGGTATTTGAACCTGGGGCTTCTATGTTAGAAAAACAAGGTGTAGGATATGTGGTAGCATCCTTTGGAGAAGCTGGAGGAGAAATTCCCTATACTGTTTATCATGCCACTGAAAAATATATCAAAGAAAATCCTGAAATAATTCAAAAATTTACTAACGCTATTTATCGTGCCCAAATTTGGGTTGATAATCATAGTGCTAGAGAAATAGCAGAAGCTATCCGTCCATCTTTTCAAGAAACTGATTTTGAATTGTTAGTAAGTGCAGTAGAACGTTATAAAAATGGAGATACTTGGAGTAAAGATCCTTTGCTAAGACCTGAGGCATTAGATCGTTTGCAAGAAATTGCTATTTTTAATGGTCAATTAACTGAAAAAATTCCTTATGAAAAGGTTGTAAGAACTGATTTTGCTAATAAAGCTATTAAAAACATTAGATAATAAAATTATAACATTCTAAGTTAATTATACCAAATATTTTCTAAAACTTTTAAATAAAATTTTAACAGTATCTATTTTAACAATAGGTACTGTTTTTCTTTTCATGCACCCTCTTAAACTTCTGTCATAAAATATTTATAGACTAAAAGAGGAGGGTTTAATATGAATAAAAAGCCCCTTATTGAACTTAAAGATCTTTCCGTAACTTTTATGACTAAATCTGGTGGTACAGA from the Anaerobranca californiensis DSM 14826 genome contains:
- a CDS encoding ABC transporter substrate-binding protein; this encodes MKKLIISILIIIVISSLLFVGCKPKEETLPKVRVSEVIHSIFYAPQYVALHLGFFKEEGLDVELAVAWGADRGAAALLSNSADIALFGPEAALYIAREQSDTKLIAFAQLTKRDGSFFIAREPMPNFKWEDVKGKVIIGGRPGGVPQMVQEYVLYHNGVIPHIDVEIIQNIDLAATAVAFSNGIGDFIQVFEPGASMLEKQGVGYVVASFGEAGGEIPYTVYHATEKYIKENPEIIQKFTNAIYRAQIWVDNHSAREIAEAIRPSFQETDFELLVSAVERYKNGDTWSKDPLLRPEALDRLQEIAIFNGQLTEKIPYEKVVRTDFANKAIKNIR